GCCTGTTGAGCGCGTTCTACGGCATCCGTTGCAGTATCTTTACTTTGATTCATCGCAGCAGAGACAGAACTTGCTCCTGCTTGTAATTGCTCGATCATACTGCGAATCTCAGTTGTTGATTGCTGAGTACGCTGAGCCAAAGTTCGCACTTCGTCCGCTACAACTGCAAACCCTCTTCCTGATTCACCAGCTCGCGCAGCTTCAATCGCTGCATTTAATGCGAGTAGGTTAGTTTGGTCTGCAATATCGTTGATTACTTTTAGAATAGTCTCGATATTTGCCGTTGCCGATTCCAATACTTTAACTTCTTCGACAGCTTGGTCGATACGAGAAGACAAGTTATCGATAGCTTGAGTGGTATCACTTACTACCGTTGTGCCATCAATTGTTGCTTCATCGGCATCTTTAGCTGCAGCAGCAGCACCTTGTGCATTGTTAGCAACTTCTGTTGCAGTCACCGCCATTTCGTTCATCGCGGTAGCTAACTGTTCTAGTTCTTGCAGTTGGGTATTCATCGCATTTGCAGATTCTTGAGCGCCAATAACCGTCATTTCAGTACCACGCTTGATCTCTTCACCAATTGCTTTGGACTGAATAATCTGATTTTGTAAGTTCTCAGTAAAGGTATTGAAGCCTTTTGCTAAATCAGAGAATTCTTCGTCTGTATTAGTGTCTAAGCGCTTTGTTAAATCACCTTGACCAGAAGCCACGTCGTTAATTGCTTTATTAAGTGTTTCAAGGGGGCGCATTAATACACGGATTAAAACAGTCAGAGCAATAACACTTAAGATAAGAGCAATAATGGTATAAATAATTGAGCTATTTTTAAGCTCTGAAATAGTAGAGAAAGCGATAGATTCATCTATGATAGTACCGACATACCAATCTTCGCTTGGGATATGAGTAAAGTTAACCAAGAAGGTTTTACCATCCATTTCAATTCTTTGTTGCTGGCTATTGATGGTCGCTTGAGGCAAGTAGCTTGAAAGTTTTTCACCGTTATTTTTAGCATTTGGGTGGGCAATAGTCGTCCCATTTGATGTCACAAGGAATAAGTAGCCTGCATCAAATAGGTTCACTTTATTAACCAGTGTTGCAAGGTTTGTGAGTTCTAAATCGAAGAACATACCCGCAGTGAACTTGCCATTATCTTTAACAGGTGTACCTACGGAGATAATTACTTTGTTACTTGATGCGTCCACATAAGGGGCGGTTACGACAAGGCGGTTTTGGGATTTTGCATCAATATACCAAGGGCGAACTCTAGGATCATAGTCAGGTCCTGCGACCCAACCATCATCATTTTCAATAACGAAACCGTTTGCTTCATAGCCAAAACCTACGGCTAAAAAGCTGCCTTTAAGTTTTGGTTTTTCAAGTATGGTTTGTACGTAATCGTGATCTTGAGGGTTAATTTCAATCACCTCAGTCGTGGATTGAGCCAGCGCTTTTTTCGCAGACATTTCAGAAACAACGGTATTTTTTACCCCGGCTACCATTTCGTTCATGCTAGCGTTAACGTGGTTTTCAACAGCACTTCTCACTGTAAACAGTTGTTGAATCGAAAGTAATGAAACGGTCACCAGCAGAAGTGTAGATGATGCTGCAACAACCTTATGACTAAACTTCATAGTACGGTCCTCTCAATAAGCTAGCGAATAAGCTTAAGTAATAATTATTGTTTTTATGATATCGGCAAGTGTCTGACATACTTAATGACATTTTCACACTCACAGTTACAAAAATACAACAGAACTGTAAATTTAAAAGGTTAAACATTCATTTTTGCTTACTAGAGGGTGTTATTTCATTGAAATTAGAAATTAATGAGATCTAGTTGAATTATCACCTTTAAATTAATACGGGAATAATTCAACAAACCTAGGTTGTAAAAGGGAAGAGGGTTAATGAAAATCATTATTAATAGGAAGCGGTATAATCGAATATAATCAGTTATCTTATTTACAAAAACGAAAAAAGCCTCACATAAATGAGGCTTTGTACGGTTTTTGTTCAGCTTGTTTTTAGAAAATCAAGTGCGCTACACCCGCGATTACAGGAAGTGTAATTAGGGTACGTAGAATGAATATGATAAACAGCTCAACAATGTTGACTGGGATTTTACTACCAAGCAATAAAGCGCCAACTTCAGACATGTAAATTAGCTGAGTAACAGACATTGCCGCGATAACGAAACGAGTCATTTCGTTGTCGATTGATGCCGCTAAAATTGCAGGGATAAACATATCAGCAAAGCCGACCACAATGGTTTCTGATGCTGCTGCAGCTTCAGGAACCCCAAGTAATTCTAGAAACGGAATGAAGGGTTGACCTAAAATTGAAAACACCGATGTATATTCCGCTGTAACTAGAGCAATGGTACCCATGCCCATTACCACAGGTAGTACACCAAACACCATGTCTACTGCGTTGTGTATACCTTCACCGAAAACAGATTTTGCTGATTTAACTTGTGATGCCTTATTGATTGCCAGCTCTAAACCCCAAGAGAATGTAGAGTGACCTTCAGGTATTGCATCTGCATCTTTCTTTGGAGAAGTACCATCAATAAAAGTATCTTTCTTCATACTTAATGGTGGCAAGCGAGGGATAATTACCGCCGCAACAATACCGGCTAAACAGATAGCTGCATAAAATGGTAAGAATAGGTGTTCTAATTCTACTTGTGCGATAACTACTAGGCTGAACGTAATAGATACAGCAGAAAACGTTGTACCAACTACTGCAGCTTCGCGCTGTGTGTAAAATTTGTTTTCGTATTGCTTACTTGTAAGAAGAATACCGACACTACCATCACCTAACCATGACGCCATGCAGTCGATTGCGCTTCGACCTGGTAGGTTAAAAATAGGACGCATGATCTTACTCAATAGCGTACCAAAAAGCTCTAATAGACCGAAGTTAAGCAGTAGTGGAAGTAATAATCCAGCAAAGATAAATACAGAAAATAGCGTTGGTAATAAGCCTTCTAATACTAAGCCGCCGGTATTTTCTTCCCAGATTGCTTCTGGACCTACTTGGAAGAAAGTCATGACTGCTGCAGCGCCACCGATGACGCGAACTGTAAGCCAAAGTGGTGAAGGGTTGAATAGACCTTCAAGAAACGGGTTCGATTTTATGAAAGTAGGCTTGAAAACTTTGTAAAAAATGGATGCTACAGCCATAAAAGCAACAATTGCGGTGATCACAGAAACTAGGTATTCACCAAATATGACTTGAATAGATTTCGCCAGAATTGCTACAGGGATGGTCAAGTCACCTTCATAACTAATAGGAGCCATGAATAGAAATAGACCAATGAGAGAAGGGATTAAGAAAATCCAGAAACTGCTTTTTGATTTTGAATTGTTAGCAGCGTTGGTGTTGTTAAGCATTATAGGGTTCTCGTATTACTACTAGTAAAATGTTGCCTTATCCGTGGCACTTAATCACTAAATATCCGTATTTTCTTATCGACCGCAAGACTACCTACTATTTTATCACCTTGCAATACTATTCAATCTATTGGATTAAATATTCACAAATATTATTCTCCAATAGCTGTCATAGGTAAAATATTGTATCACATATGTTGTAAATGTTTATTTTATGTATAGATGTGCTTATTGAGATAAGTATTTCAGACAAACTCAGTATTTCCAGATAACACTATGCTGGCAAAAGCTTAAGTTTGTGATGAGAAAACAGAAAGGTAAATCCAGTAGCCGAAAGCAATAGAAAACGAGAAAATCGCTGGGAAAGCTAAAGACATAATATCAAAGGATTGGAACAATAAAGCCCCAACTAAACCGCCAGAAAGAAAACCAACGATGATAAACATCAGAAGTTTGGCTTTACGACGGTCGAATGGGTTTCCTTTTAGGCTTGAACCCAGCATGATCCCAAGATCTGTGATGATCCCTGTCATGTGTGTGGTGCGGATGATTGCACCGCTGTAAGTCGTAATCATGGCATTTTGTAAGCCACAAGCCGCTGACGCTAAATACTGACCAGAGGTAAGCCCATTGAGAAGCGCCCATAGTGCAAGTAGTAATAGCGCGCCTTCAATACAGAGGGCAACCCCATAACGACGCCCTAATTTTAACGCCTGACTATCAATAAAGAAGCCACTAAACGCAGAGCCAAACATAAAACTGATGATAATCAGCAATAAATGAAGTGAGGTTTGCGTTGGTGAAGTAAGGCTACTGCCCAGTAAAGTCATCGTACCGGATATGTGAGAAATCGCCTGATGTTGAAACCCCATAAGACCAATAGCATTCACGCACCCAGCTAATGCAGCAAGAAGAAGAGCGCCATATTCAATCCAGCGAGGGAGTTTAGATATCATGTCACATAGCTCAATTGAGAAAGGGCAGAATTATAACGCTAGTGAAGTGACGTGCTAGCGTTATAGCCTAGGAATAGTTGATCTGAAGCAACAGTACAGCAATTATCTGTCGTCTGTACTATCTGTTTGTCGTTCAAATATTTCAGACCGAATATGGACTGTTGATGGTATGAAGCTAGTTGTAATGTTCCATTTGGCTATCAAACTTAACCCATCCGTGCTTTCTTTCCTCATAAATAGAAAAGCTTGGGGGTGGGAAATCTTGTTCTTTAAAAAGCCCAAGCGGAATGACAGCAACCTCTGGTGAGGCTGTGATTCCTAATTGCATGGTCGTACCGCAGTTAGGGCAGAACTGGTAGGTGACTTCATTACCCGTATCACTTATTCGGGAAAATGAAGTAGTTTCACCCTGCATCATTACCTGACTAGCTGAAAACCGTACTTGGACGCCAAATACACTCCCTGTGCGCTTCTGACATTCAAAACAGTGACAAACTGCTGTTCGAATAGGTTCACCTGTGCAGACAAGGGTGACTGCGCCACACTTACAGTCACAAGTTCTGACTTTAGTATTCTTTCCTGTATGGGCATCTACTTTAGAATTAATTTCCATAGGCAACTCTCGTTTTAAAAGGATCCGAATAAAGCCTTATTGCTTATTATATCAAAGCGATTTATGGTCTGCACAAATTGACATGGAACTAACCAATATAAGTCGCTATGAAAAATAGAATTTTACCTATCCCACTTATCTTACTCATCCCTATTGTGCTGCTCGTGATCGTGATTGTGGCTGGTGCTTACAGGTTCAGCCTAACGGATGAAGAAATATTAGCGAAATTCCCATCTTCAAACGTTCAGGCTGACCCTATCGTGTTGTCTGTCTTCAAGTTAAAGGCAACAAATCCATGGACAATTAAAGTACCAGAAACAAATGCTTACGCTTTTGTTGATGAAATCATTGAAGAGAAAGGCGTTGCAATTGGTCGTTATGATTCTGGTGTGGAAAGAGGAACAGTAAGCGTAGCAACCAGTAATATCCAAGCTGCTGAAAGTTTTAAAGCTCTTAAAAATATTCAAGGTGAGCAGGCTAGAGAACCATTATTTGTCGCGCCGATGTGGGTATCGAATCAAGGGTCTGGCATATTTCAATACGTGGCGCTTTTTAAATTTGATCAGCAACGAAGTCGAATGATTCTAATAGATCAGTTATTCATCGGTGATCGCGCAAATATCACGGGTTTAAAAATCACTCAAGAGAAAGAAAACCGCTATACCGGAGTGGTTGAGTATCTGCAACATTCCGCTTCTCAAGCAAAAGCAGAATTACCTAATGAACCCCACTCCATAGCCTTTGAATTTGATAAGCAATCAATTGATAAGCAATAAGACTTTATGGGATGCAATGTTTTGTTGTTTATGTGAGCTAAATTACATATTATTGTTCTTAGATGTATGTAATTTAGACACTAAACGAGGATAACACTTGGTGTCCGAAAGGTTTTTTCAAATGGAGCTTGCGAATGATTAATAAACGTTTTTTTAAAACAAAAGATGAAGTAGAAGTAACGTTTGAGCTTGAAGCTCAAGAAGCGACTTCAGTTTCTATTGTGGCTGACTTTCTAGATTGGAAAGAAACGCCAATGAAGAAATTGGCAAAGGGTAAAGTCTATAAATTTAAGGCTCGCCTACCAAGAGATGAGCAGTTTCAGTTCCGTTACCTAGTGAATGGGCAGCAATGGGTGAATGATGCTAATGCTGATAGCTATATCCAAAATGGGTTTGGTGAAGACAACTGTTTAGTGACTACAGGTCAGTAGTTATTCGCACGTTGGTTTAAGTGAAGTAGTTCTTGTCGGGGATTGTTTAGCCTTCAGAGTTATACCATTTTAACATTCATTAAGTGTGATAACCCTTCGGGGTTTAGAAAGCAGAAGTTTAGGCTTCTGCTTTTTGTTACTTCAAATTTGTTACTTCAAACTAAGCATTTTTCTGAAATCATGCCTCTCTTTGAAATCTAGTATTTCCATTTAACCTAAGTACCCCACGATAACTCAAGCACTTAGGCTGGGTTTGGCTGATGAGCATCATATTATGACATTTCACTGATGATTTATGCGCTCAAAAAGCATATCCTGTTGCTTTATGTTGCAGAAAGATCTCTTTACCGTGTATTCAAAAATATTTTCATCTCCGTTTTCTGAGCTCTCGTCACTTAAAAAATTAGCCCTGCTAGGTTTTCCTATTGCAGCCGCTATGAGTGTCGTTTTCAATGCTTCCGACTCCCAACTAACTAAGACAATAGATTTAAATTTGCCCGATTCAACGGTCATTGAATCGTTGTTGTCTCCAATTTCTGAGATTATTGAACCACCTACTTTTGAGTATCAAATCCGCAGTGGTGATAACCTTAGTGGCATATTTACTCAACTTGGTTTCTCATATCAATCGATGATGAGTGTGATGGAAACCGATCTTAACTTCCTTGCGTTAGATACATTACAACCGGGTAACCAACTTCGTTTTTGGCGAGATGAAGATTCGGGTGAGTTGGTTAAAATGGAGTTGATGTTCAACCTTGTGGATAAAGTTTTGTACCGTCGTTTAGACGATGGTAGTTATGAGTTTGAAGACATCTCATTACCTGGAGAGTGGGTACAAACTCCTTTGGTTGGTGATATTCAAGGCAGCTTTTCAATGTCCGCTAATAAACTGGGTTTAAGCAGCATTGAAATTGATCACGTTGTTTCTTTATTGAAAGAGAAGATTAATTTTAGTCGTGATTTACGTGCTGGGGATAAATTCGAAGTTTTACAGAAGAAGCAGTTTCTTGATGGCGTTCCTACTGGGAAACGTGAGATTGAAGCCATTAAGATAATGAACCGAAATCGTGTTTTAAGCGCTTATTTGCACACTGATGGTCAATACTACGATGCAAATGGAGACAGTCTGCAGCGTGCTTTCCAACGTTACCCTGTTGGTCGAAATTGGCGCTTAAGTTCTCATTTTAATCCAAAACGTTTACACCCAGTTACGGGAAGAGTATCCCCACATAACGGGACAGACTTTGCTACACCTGTTGGCACTCCAGTGCAGTCTACTGGTGATGGTAAAGTGATTATGACTCGTAGCCACCCATATGCGGGTAATTACGTCGTTATCCAGCATGGCACCACTTATAAAACTCGCTACCTTCACTTGAGTAAGATACTCGTACGTAAAGGGCAGCAGGTTTCTCGTGGCCAAAAAATTGGTTTATCAGGTAAAACTGGTCGAGTGACAGGTGCCCATCTTCATTATGAATTGATCGAGCGTGGTCGCCCTGTAAACGCAATGAAAGCGAATATACCAATGGCGAATTCAGTTCCTAAAAATGAAAAAGCAAAATTCGTCGCGATGAGAGATGAAGCAGACGCATTACTCTTAGCAAGAGAGCAAAGTTTATAATAAGCCAAAGGCATTGCTGAAGCCGGTTGATATTCACTGAACTTCAGCTTATTACAAAGCTCATACCCGTAACTCATAGCCTGTGAGTTACGGGTTTTTTATGCAAATTTACTTTGTACACGATGGGTAAGGGTATCAATAATCACGGATGGCTTTTCTGGTCGTGAATAGTAATAGCCTTGAATTTGTAAGCATCCCATAGAGTGTAATTTCTCCAACTCTTCTTGGTGCTCTATTCCTTCCGCAATTAAGGTAATATTTAGTTGCTGAGCGAGTTGAATTATTAACCATACCACTCGCTCAGAAATAGCATTACTTAATAGATTTCGAATAAAGGTAGCATCTATCTTCAAGCAATCGATAGGATAGCTTTGAATGTAGTTTAAGCTTGAATATCCTGTACCAAAATCATCTAAAGCAATAGTAAACCCCATTTCTCGTAATGAAGTCAGTACACGTGTTACATCGTCAGTTTGAGTCAGTAGTACGGTTTCGGTAAGTTCAATGACGAACTCTTTGGCTTCGAAATCATATTTATTGATCATTTTGGTTAAATGGTTCAAATACCTTTCA
This Vibrio gallaecicus DNA region includes the following protein-coding sequences:
- a CDS encoding methyl-accepting chemotaxis protein, with product MKFSHKVVAASSTLLLVTVSLLSIQQLFTVRSAVENHVNASMNEMVAGVKNTVVSEMSAKKALAQSTTEVIEINPQDHDYVQTILEKPKLKGSFLAVGFGYEANGFVIENDDGWVAGPDYDPRVRPWYIDAKSQNRLVVTAPYVDASSNKVIISVGTPVKDNGKFTAGMFFDLELTNLATLVNKVNLFDAGYLFLVTSNGTTIAHPNAKNNGEKLSSYLPQATINSQQQRIEMDGKTFLVNFTHIPSEDWYVGTIIDESIAFSTISELKNSSIIYTIIALILSVIALTVLIRVLMRPLETLNKAINDVASGQGDLTKRLDTNTDEEFSDLAKGFNTFTENLQNQIIQSKAIGEEIKRGTEMTVIGAQESANAMNTQLQELEQLATAMNEMAVTATEVANNAQGAAAAAKDADEATIDGTTVVSDTTQAIDNLSSRIDQAVEEVKVLESATANIETILKVINDIADQTNLLALNAAIEAARAGESGRGFAVVADEVRTLAQRTQQSTTEIRSMIEQLQAGASSVSAAMNQSKDTATDAVERAQQANSSLDRIRNSIQQISDMNIQIASAAEEQSLVAEEINNNTVKIKDLSTQVSNSAQQANAAMQVQTENVQEQDALLNKFTV
- a CDS encoding YjiH family protein; amino-acid sequence: MLNNTNAANNSKSKSSFWIFLIPSLIGLFLFMAPISYEGDLTIPVAILAKSIQVIFGEYLVSVITAIVAFMAVASIFYKVFKPTFIKSNPFLEGLFNPSPLWLTVRVIGGAAAVMTFFQVGPEAIWEENTGGLVLEGLLPTLFSVFIFAGLLLPLLLNFGLLELFGTLLSKIMRPIFNLPGRSAIDCMASWLGDGSVGILLTSKQYENKFYTQREAAVVGTTFSAVSITFSLVVIAQVELEHLFLPFYAAICLAGIVAAVIIPRLPPLSMKKDTFIDGTSPKKDADAIPEGHSTFSWGLELAINKASQVKSAKSVFGEGIHNAVDMVFGVLPVVMGMGTIALVTAEYTSVFSILGQPFIPFLELLGVPEAAAASETIVVGFADMFIPAILAASIDNEMTRFVIAAMSVTQLIYMSEVGALLLGSKIPVNIVELFIIFILRTLITLPVIAGVAHLIF
- a CDS encoding YoaK family protein, producing MISKLPRWIEYGALLLAALAGCVNAIGLMGFQHQAISHISGTMTLLGSSLTSPTQTSLHLLLIIISFMFGSAFSGFFIDSQALKLGRRYGVALCIEGALLLLALWALLNGLTSGQYLASAACGLQNAMITTYSGAIIRTTHMTGIITDLGIMLGSSLKGNPFDRRKAKLLMFIIVGFLSGGLVGALLFQSFDIMSLAFPAIFSFSIAFGYWIYLSVFSSQT
- a CDS encoding GFA family protein, which gives rise to MEINSKVDAHTGKNTKVRTCDCKCGAVTLVCTGEPIRTAVCHCFECQKRTGSVFGVQVRFSASQVMMQGETTSFSRISDTGNEVTYQFCPNCGTTMQLGITASPEVAVIPLGLFKEQDFPPPSFSIYEERKHGWVKFDSQMEHYN
- a CDS encoding isoamylase early set domain-containing protein; this translates as MINKRFFKTKDEVEVTFELEAQEATSVSIVADFLDWKETPMKKLAKGKVYKFKARLPRDEQFQFRYLVNGQQWVNDANADSYIQNGFGEDNCLVTTGQ
- a CDS encoding peptidoglycan DD-metalloendopeptidase family protein, which codes for MYSKIFSSPFSELSSLKKLALLGFPIAAAMSVVFNASDSQLTKTIDLNLPDSTVIESLLSPISEIIEPPTFEYQIRSGDNLSGIFTQLGFSYQSMMSVMETDLNFLALDTLQPGNQLRFWRDEDSGELVKMELMFNLVDKVLYRRLDDGSYEFEDISLPGEWVQTPLVGDIQGSFSMSANKLGLSSIEIDHVVSLLKEKINFSRDLRAGDKFEVLQKKQFLDGVPTGKREIEAIKIMNRNRVLSAYLHTDGQYYDANGDSLQRAFQRYPVGRNWRLSSHFNPKRLHPVTGRVSPHNGTDFATPVGTPVQSTGDGKVIMTRSHPYAGNYVVIQHGTTYKTRYLHLSKILVRKGQQVSRGQKIGLSGKTGRVTGAHLHYELIERGRPVNAMKANIPMANSVPKNEKAKFVAMRDEADALLLAREQSL